The following nucleotide sequence is from Candidatus Jordarchaeales archaeon.
GGGATAACTCTCTCCAAAAGAGAGATATGTGACATTTCTTTTGAAGCAGAGAAAGACGTGCATGGAACACCGTCTGGCGTAGATAATACTATAGCTACTTACGGCTCAGCTATAATTTTTAGGCGAGGGAAGATGAGGAGGATTGAGGTTAAGGGGGAGGTGCCTTTCGTAGTGGGTGACACTGGAGTTAAGCGAAGCACGAAAGATTGGGTTGCGAAGGTGCGTGGAAGGAGAGAAAGGTGTAGAGATTTAGTTGATCCAGTGATTAAGTTGATAGGTAAAATTTCGTTGAAAGGTGCGCGTCTTCTAATGGAGGGAAGACTTCCAGAGTTAGGGGAGCTGATGGATTTAAATCAAGGGCTTCTCGATGCACTTGGTGTTTCGACTCGAGAGTTAAGTAACTTGATCTTTGCTGCTAGAAGTGCTGGTGCATATGGAGCTAAATTGACTGGTGCTGGAGGAGGCGGGTGTATGATTGCCCTGACGGCTGCTGAAACAAGTAGTAAAGTAGCTAGAGCGATACAAGTTGCTGGAGGAATACCTATAACGGCAAATATTTCGATGGACGGCGTTAGGATAGATGTAGATGCGAGGTAGCGTGTTGCTGAGAGGTGCTTTAAACAATGGGAGCCTCCATAAGGCCGGTCATATTGAAGATTGGAGGGAGCGTCGTCACAGATAAGAGTAAGCCCTTTTCGGTAAGGATGAAAGTCGTAAGGCAAATTTCTGAGGAGATTGCTGCTGCCACACGTTCAGGGTGCAAATCTCTGATAATAGTTCACGGTGGGGGGTCTTTTGGCCATCCCATGGCCAAGGAGTACGGAATTCACCGAGGATTTAGTGAAAGTGGGCAGTTGATTGGATTCGTCAAAACTGTTCAAGCCATGAGGAGGCTTAGCAGCATAATTGTGGAAAGTCTACAAGCTTTAGGCGTCCCCGCGTTTCCCTTACAGCCTTCGGCTTTTGTCGTGCAGAGGGATGGAAGAATCTTTACGATGTTCCAGGCAGTGTTAGATAGATCTCTAGAAGCGGGGTTCATTCCTGTTTTATGGGGCGACGCTGTCCTAGACGAGAAAAGGGGCTTTGCTATACTTTCAGGAGACCAAATAGTATCGCATCTTTCAGAGGTTTTCTTCCCGCTGAGGGTGATATTTGGCACTGACGTGGATGGCATATATCCTTCAGATCCGAAGAAATCTAAGTCGAGGCCGTTCGAAAAACTGACATGCGATGAACTTGAAAAAATAGCTATGCAAGCTGGTGAATCTAGGGGGATTGACGTTACTGGAGGAATGGCAGGAAAGCTGGCGGAAATAATAAACATAGCGTCTAGGGGGGTGGAGGTCGTCGTGACTAATGCGATGAAAAAAGGAAACATTTTGCAAGCTTTATTAGGGAAAGAAGTGGGAACTGTTGTAAAACCGCGGAAGGTTGATGGGAGTATTGAGTAACACGAAAACTAAGGAGAGAAAAATGGAACACATTGAAATTTGCCTAAGGGAGAATGTTCAGTTTTTTAAGTCTGCCGGCTTCGATGACATAGAATTCGTTCACTGCGCAGTACCCGAAGTCAACCTTGACGAGGTGAGCTTAGAGATCGAGCTTTTTGGTAAAAGATTAAGGGCACCGATAATAATTGCGGCAATGACTGGAGGAACACGGAAAGGAGGAGAAATTAACGCGTTTTTAGCGATGCTCGCCGAGGAGTTTGGAGTGGGTATAGGAGTAGGGTCGCAAAGGGCAGCTGTTGAGGACGCAAGCTTAAGGGATACTTTCTCCGTGGTTAAGGAAAAAGCACCATCAACTCTTAAGAT
It contains:
- a CDS encoding isopentenyl phosphate kinase; protein product: MGASIRPVILKIGGSVVTDKSKPFSVRMKVVRQISEEIAAATRSGCKSLIIVHGGGSFGHPMAKEYGIHRGFSESGQLIGFVKTVQAMRRLSSIIVESLQALGVPAFPLQPSAFVVQRDGRIFTMFQAVLDRSLEAGFIPVLWGDAVLDEKRGFAILSGDQIVSHLSEVFFPLRVIFGTDVDGIYPSDPKKSKSRPFEKLTCDELEKIAMQAGESRGIDVTGGMAGKLAEIINIASRGVEVVVTNAMKKGNILQALLGKEVGTVVKPRKVDGSIE